DNA from Gracilinanus agilis isolate LMUSP501 chromosome 3, AgileGrace, whole genome shotgun sequence:
GAGTCCTGGCCCTCCCCTtggaggactccatttcccagaatgccgtTTCCTGACTTCTCCCTAGTCTTGGCTCCTCCCCACCGTGGCAGCCTCAAGGCATGCTGGGAATCTCCTGTGAGCAGTCTCAGCTCCTGGAAGGTGCACAGGTGTGCTTCTTGGACCATTTCTgggtgagagggggaggggagggagtccACGCGCAGGCGCGGCCCTGGCTGCCTGCTTCTCGAGTGAAACTTTGCCCCCTAACGCTTGGGAGCGGAAAGAATCCGGTGGTCCAGTTCCAGGTTACAGAGCTTGGGAGTGCGGAGCGTGTGCGCATGTGCAACAAGACTGGCTTAGCAGCGCCCCCGTGTAAGTGCTTGTGGTGGAGGGAGGGGCCGCCCCGCGTGTCTCTGGGTCTGTCCATCACCTTAAAGGACCACAGAAAAGGGACCAACACGGAAGTGCCGGCTCAGACCAGGACGGCTCTGTCTGGAGCAGGTTCCGTGCCGGGGCTTGGCCTTCCCTTCTACCCCCGGagccaggaggcagctgggggaGGGGCTGCTCCAGGCTCTTCCCTGGAGATGTTCAGGTCTGAACACGGGAGAGAAGCAACCCGCAGAACtgtgtggggggtggagggggcagCGAGGGGTTCCGGTGCCCACATGCCATGGAAGGAGCCCCGAGGAAATGCCAGCACGCTCTCCCACCCCCAGCTGACGCCCTGCTCCCCTGAGGCCAGGGAAGGGCCGGGGAGCCCCTCTgagccctccccctctcccctcccccacaggtGCACAAACAGGAAGTCCCCCCACCTCCGGGCTCCACCCCCGAAGGACCCGCTTGTGGCCCCAGCAGAGAGCCCGCAGCCAGAGGGAATGGCCCCCGGGACCCCGAGGCCCCCCTCCCAGGTGAGTGCAGcccatccccatccccagccCTGGCCAGGCTCCCCAGGCTGGAATCCTGCAGAACTCAGCGCTGTGTCTCTGCCAGGCAAACTCAGGGGCTGCTTCATGGCTCAGGCAGGGGCTCAGCCTTGGCCAGGCCTTTTTGCCTTATCAGACCGCGGAAAAAGAAGAGGGTGAGGGCCGGGGGCAGGGCAGGGGCTGCTCAGGACATCCGGGCCCTCCTTCTGTCCTCCCAGCAAAGGCAGCCTCCAGGCTAGTCACTGAGGTTCTCCCCCACATTCCCTGCTCACAGCCATTCCCCACTGGCTCCAGGAGGGCCTCAGGGGGAGGTGTTGGGGAATGGGGGGATGACAGACGGGATGGGGCTTCCCCAGCCCGAGGAGGAAAGAGCCTGGGAGGGGCTGGCACCAGGGTGGGCAGAGAGGGGCACCAGGGGATGGGGCTGGGCTGGCAGAGGAGAGCAGGCCTGGGTgggagctggggagggagggaggcagggccTGGCAGGAAGGTGGCATCCAAAAGCCCTTCTTGTTCTTGGAAGGCTGGTCAGGGACAGGGCGGCCACCTGACCTGGGGGACCCACGGCTCTGCCTGGCCTGGTTGGTGCCTGCAGTTCCTCCATGTTTGTTCCCTCCATGGAaaatattgtgaggatcagagccATCTCTGGGCCCATCCGGTCTAATTCTTAAACAGTGTAATTGCAGGCGCTGATCTAAAGGCTTCTATGTGACCACTGGGCTCATGATCAATAATATGAAGGCAATAAAGCAATTTTCCTTTCAATATGGATAAGATCAATTGTAGGAAATCAAACAGAGAATTGGGGTCAATTAAGTTTTCTTACAGAGAAGGAGGTTCTCATCCAGTCCTGAAGGAATCCAGTCCACTTGGGAGGCAGAAACTGGAGGAGATAGTAGTGAAGGCTGGGGAGGAGGctgagaaacctgggaaaatgcaaggtcaggagatggagagtcttgtgtgaggaacaagaAAGATCCCCGTGTCACTGGATTCATCGAGTATGGAAGGGaataaggggagagagaaggagccTGAGAGAGAGCCATGTAGGTGGCTGCCCAGGTGGAATCCAAAGCCCTGGGGAGGTTTAGGTGCCTGAGAGGAGTCTAAACTGAAGAGGGCTCATACTGGTGACAGTGGCATTACAgataataaagtttattatctgacaaaacagaatcatgtgactaagttttcctacctgctcaaaatgcctcCTCCGCCAAAGCCTTgacaagaaggaaagaacaagagagtagtacctccacccaatttatatcctgtctgcatcagcatgtaatgacagtgAATGGGGttctggggattgtagtttttagggtatcAGATTTTAATTACTCAGGTGGAGAGGCTGGCAGGGTCCGGAGATCCTGGCCTTGGGTGCCATTGCAGGACAGCTGAGATCTTGGGATGTCAGAGCAGGGCAGGTGGGGCAGTGGGGGCTACTAGGAACCCCCAGAGGAGACAAGTTCCATCAAGAAGCTGTCTGCTGCCCTTGGACTGAGGTCTCTGCATTCTTCCCTTTGAGCCCAgatttctctgccttccttttgGGCTGAAACCTTTCTgccttctgtttctatctctgaaTGAGGAGCTTTTGCTGCCTGTTTCTGTGGCTGCCCTTTCCTCTGGGCTTTAATCTTTTCTCTCTGAACTCTTTGAATATCTATCAGAAATGTCAGGAGCTATTCTGCCTCCCAGTCTTGGCTCCAGGGGCTGCTTCTGCTCCTGTTGTGGGAGAGAGAATGCTGGTTCTGGCCCAAAGAATGGCAGCTCAGATCCACTCCTCTCAAGACATGAAGATGTTACAGGTAATGTGGTCCTAAGGATGGAAAACGCCATTGCAGGGGGGTGGAATAGCCCCCAGATGGCTGTAGAGGGCAGTGGAATGGCTGCTGTAGGGTTTCAGGTTTCTAGATTGCATTGAGATTCTGGGGAATTGTGTCTCCCCATGCTTGGAAACCCTCAGCCTTTCCTCAGACTATTCTTCCCCTGGATATTCCAGGGGCATTCCAGGCAGAAAAATAGGGAATAAGTCAGGGAGGGGTGACATGGAAGACTTTCCAATACCAACTACACCCTGTGTTTTCCATGGAGCagactggaaaagtagaagaGCCCTGCCTAGAGGCATGTTATTGTGAGATCTGGCCACTGCCTGGTCAGTTATTCCTCAGTCACCCCTTAGCTTCTTCTCTTGACCCTTGATCCTTAGGTTTCCATACAGGGCTCAGCTTAGAGCCTTTGCTTTTCATAAATGAActgtttttgaaaattaatgttgaattgtgGTATTTTATTGGAATAAATTTCCCTTTAACCTGGCTAAGTTAGAGCTCCAGATTGGCTACCCACTTCATCCCAAGTTATGAAACTGAAggggaactttctttttttatgtctaGCTCAAAGCATTAAGGACAGGATTGGAAAGCCACAGGGAACCTTGACACAgtctgagagggtgctgggccaGCCACAAGTCTGGGGAAAGCTTGGACAAGGGCCTGCTtctcctgtgatgaagtaatgagggaggagttgaagtcTCCCAAGTCCCCGTCATTGGTGATTTGTGAATCTGAGATGTCTAGGGGAGGGACTGAGTGGTGAACTCACCCccgaaatatatatttatacacacacatatatgtatgtataatatgagAGACAGAGGTAATGACAAAAGACCTatactagagaaagaactaatgtttttcttttagattttggaGAGATTCACCTGACCACATTAAATgaccagtcaattaataaattatttaaaataaagaaattctgCCTCTTGAGAATTCCACTCATTACACTCACACTGTCTTTCAAATTAGCTCAATCCCAGTTaatgaaatgttatattttaaaaagatgaacaccccttcctttcctcatcaTACTTACTCTTCTTTTTGT
Protein-coding regions in this window:
- the LOC123239365 gene encoding uncharacterized protein LOC123239365 translates to MLGISCEQSQLLEGAQVCFLDHFWVRGGGEGVHAQARPWLPASRVKLCPLTLGSGKNPVVQFQVTELGSAERVRMCNKTGLAAPPCAQTGSPPTSGLHPRRTRLWPQQRARSQREWPPGPRGPPPRPRKKKRGSITLKDVALHFTQEEWGLLDHSQKELYLEVMLENVQNLLSVEAETTFEVKEITTMPSLLVEGYGPQRCMNEHPCDFILREIVDFNSKFNSYIFHIFMFHHLLKPLS